The following proteins are encoded in a genomic region of Lujinxingia vulgaris:
- a CDS encoding metal ABC transporter permease, translated as MTFLIEPWQWGDWMWRGMLTLNLVAITSAVLGVFLYLRRMSLIADALAHVALPGIVMAFLVTGSLDGALMLGGAALVGLFTAVAIEWVSRQPTVRSDAAIGVVFTALFALGVILLSTRVRDAHIDTHCLLFGDVLGVSDRALSLVVWSTPVVLGLVAIFYRWLSVSSFDARFALALGVPVAALNYGLMSAVTVTAVAGFEAVGAVLVIALIIVPAATAHLLARSLKGMLAVSVGHGIIASWVGMYLAIGLNISAAGAVVVAGGALYALAFLFAPGHGRFWRWRRRSLAHRGQHQPLSPPG; from the coding sequence ATGACCTTCCTTATCGAACCCTGGCAGTGGGGCGACTGGATGTGGCGGGGCATGCTCACGCTGAACCTCGTGGCGATCACGAGCGCGGTGTTGGGCGTCTTTTTGTACCTGCGTCGCATGAGTCTTATCGCCGATGCGCTGGCGCACGTGGCGCTGCCCGGCATCGTGATGGCCTTTCTGGTCACGGGCTCGCTCGATGGGGCGTTGATGCTGGGGGGGGCCGCGCTGGTGGGGCTCTTTACAGCGGTAGCCATTGAGTGGGTTAGCCGCCAGCCGACGGTTCGCAGCGACGCGGCCATCGGCGTGGTCTTCACCGCGCTCTTTGCCCTGGGCGTGATCCTGCTCTCAACCCGGGTTCGTGATGCGCATATTGATACCCACTGCCTGCTCTTCGGCGATGTGCTCGGCGTGAGCGACCGCGCGCTGAGCCTCGTCGTCTGGAGCACCCCGGTGGTCCTGGGGTTGGTGGCCATCTTTTACCGCTGGCTTTCGGTCAGCAGCTTTGACGCGCGTTTTGCGCTGGCGCTGGGGGTGCCGGTTGCCGCCCTTAACTACGGGTTAATGAGCGCGGTGACGGTCACGGCAGTGGCCGGTTTTGAGGCGGTGGGTGCGGTGCTCGTCATCGCCCTGATCATCGTGCCGGCGGCCACCGCACATCTGCTGGCCCGAAGCCTTAAGGGAATGCTGGCGGTAAGCGTCGGCCACGGGATCATCGCCAGCTGGGTGGGGATGTACCTGGCCATCGGCCTCAATATCTCCGCGGCCGGCGCGGTGGTCGTGGCCGGTGGTGCGCTCTACGCGCTGGCCTTTCTCTTTGCTCCGGGCCACGGGCGTTTCTGGCGCTGGCGACGGCGCTCCCTGGCCCACAGAGGGCAGCACCAGCCCTTGTCGCCCCCGGGGTGA
- a CDS encoding metal-dependent transcriptional regulator: MPTISVENYLKAVFHLQGDAGERVKTKALAEHLDISLPSVTGMLKSLADEGLVDYLPYRGALLTEAGRRMALRVIRNHRLIEVFLMKTLDYSWDEVHAEAERLEHAVSDTLVARIEQALGYPKFDPHGDPIPSADGEISRRDVMPLSVATAGMWVRVERVLDQTPEVLRYLDRIGLRPGGLVHVREVLSFDGQMFLTLNDEDVSVSESLAAKMLVTEVESP; this comes from the coding sequence ATGCCCACGATTTCGGTCGAAAACTACCTCAAGGCCGTCTTTCATCTTCAGGGGGATGCTGGCGAGCGGGTCAAGACCAAGGCGCTTGCCGAACACCTGGACATCTCGCTGCCCTCGGTCACCGGGATGCTCAAGTCGCTGGCCGACGAAGGCCTGGTGGATTACCTGCCTTACCGCGGCGCCTTGCTCACCGAGGCGGGCCGTCGCATGGCCCTGCGCGTGATCCGCAATCACCGCCTCATTGAGGTCTTTTTGATGAAGACCCTCGACTACAGCTGGGATGAGGTGCACGCAGAAGCTGAGCGCCTGGAACATGCCGTCAGCGACACCCTTGTCGCGCGCATTGAGCAGGCCCTGGGGTACCCCAAATTCGATCCCCACGGCGACCCGATCCCCAGCGCCGATGGCGAAATCTCTCGCCGCGATGTGATGCCGCTCAGCGTGGCCACCGCCGGGATGTGGGTGCGTGTGGAGCGCGTGCTCGACCAGACCCCGGAGGTGCTGCGCTACCTCGACCGCATCGGTCTTCGCCCCGGGGGGCTTGTACACGTGCGGGAGGTGCTCAGTTTCGATGGCCAGATGTTTCTGACGCTCAACGACGAAGATGTCTCCGTCAGCGAGAGTCTGGCAGCCAAGATGCTGGTCACCGAGGTGGAGTCCCCGTGA
- a CDS encoding thiol-disulfide oxidoreductase DCC family protein, giving the protein MSDAYALSVQVEDAPEKATLLYDAECGFCTYWARRWAMKIGDALSIVALQRRGERFPVIAERDLLEAIHFVDVEGSVWRGAAAVYKAASLRPRYRLPWWMYRYVPGFRQLSEWGYRLVANNRMTASRLTRWMRRELPDDAPR; this is encoded by the coding sequence GTGAGTGATGCATACGCGCTGAGCGTTCAAGTGGAGGATGCGCCCGAGAAGGCGACACTGCTCTACGACGCCGAGTGTGGTTTTTGCACCTACTGGGCGCGGCGCTGGGCGATGAAGATCGGTGACGCCCTGAGCATCGTCGCGCTGCAAAGGCGAGGGGAGCGCTTCCCGGTTATCGCCGAGCGCGACCTGCTGGAGGCGATTCATTTTGTCGACGTCGAGGGTAGCGTCTGGCGTGGGGCGGCGGCAGTCTACAAAGCCGCGTCGTTGCGCCCACGTTACCGTCTGCCCTGGTGGATGTACCGCTACGTTCCGGGGTTTCGACAGCTGAGCGAGTGGGGCTACCGGCTGGTGGCCAACAACCGTATGACGGCCTCCAGGTTGACGCGGTGGATGCGACGCGAACTTCCCGATGACGCGCCCAGATAG
- the gcvT gene encoding glycine cleavage system aminomethyltransferase GcvT: MSDALHRVPLHARHVELGGRMVPFAGFEMPVQYQGIKDEHLAVRSSAGLFDVSHMGEVEVRGPDAIAAVDALVTNNVRGLVDGQALYTVMCAPDGGIVDDLIVYRLAEDHVFICVNAANRHKDVAFMREYLPSLNATLEDTSDAYVQLALQGPKAEALLQPLVSDAELSAVKFFRCAWMHVAGVNALVARTGYTGEDGFELYIPAEGGATIFDALVERYVPEDLTMCGLGARDTLRLEARLPLYGQDLSAQINPLEAGLSWVVKLDAGHDFVGKAALEAIKAKGVARRLRGFKLEGRGVLRPGYPIFVDDAQVGELTSGGYAPTLDASIGLGYIDTEHTDVERAEVEIRGRRLPVQVSKKPFYSRPR, encoded by the coding sequence ATGTCTGATGCACTTCACCGAGTCCCACTTCACGCCCGCCATGTTGAGCTTGGCGGGCGCATGGTGCCTTTTGCCGGCTTCGAGATGCCCGTGCAGTACCAGGGCATCAAAGATGAGCACCTCGCGGTGCGCTCCTCCGCCGGCCTCTTCGATGTGAGCCATATGGGCGAGGTGGAGGTGCGCGGCCCCGACGCCATCGCAGCGGTCGATGCGCTGGTGACCAACAACGTGCGCGGACTCGTCGATGGGCAGGCCCTCTACACGGTGATGTGCGCGCCCGACGGCGGCATCGTCGATGATCTGATCGTCTACCGACTCGCCGAAGACCATGTCTTTATCTGCGTCAACGCCGCCAACCGTCATAAAGACGTGGCCTTTATGCGGGAGTACCTTCCGAGCCTTAACGCCACCCTGGAAGACACCTCCGACGCGTATGTTCAGCTTGCGCTGCAGGGCCCGAAGGCCGAGGCGCTGCTTCAACCTCTGGTGAGCGACGCAGAACTGTCTGCCGTGAAGTTCTTTCGCTGCGCCTGGATGCATGTGGCCGGCGTCAACGCGCTGGTTGCCCGCACCGGCTACACCGGCGAAGACGGCTTTGAGCTTTACATCCCGGCGGAGGGTGGGGCGACGATCTTCGACGCGCTCGTGGAGCGCTACGTGCCCGAAGACCTCACGATGTGTGGACTTGGCGCACGCGACACGCTGCGCCTTGAGGCGCGCCTGCCCCTCTACGGTCAGGATCTCAGCGCGCAGATCAACCCGCTGGAAGCAGGCTTGAGCTGGGTCGTCAAACTTGATGCCGGCCACGACTTCGTTGGCAAAGCGGCGCTCGAAGCGATCAAAGCGAAGGGCGTGGCCCGACGCCTGCGTGGTTTTAAACTTGAGGGACGCGGCGTGCTGCGCCCGGGCTACCCGATCTTCGTCGATGATGCGCAGGTGGGCGAGCTCACCAGCGGCGGATATGCCCCGACGCTTGATGCCAGCATTGGGCTGGGATACATCGACACAGAGCATACCGATGTAGAGCGCGCCGAGGTTGAGATCCGCGGTCGCCGCCTTCCGGTCCAGGTCTCCAAAAAGCCGTTTTATAGCCGTCCGCGCTAA
- the gcvH gene encoding glycine cleavage system protein GcvH, which produces MQLPDSFRYSKDHEWVSDQGDGTVLVGITHYAQDALGDIVFVELPEVGAELSAEDDFGVVESVKTVSDVYAPVSGEVVAINDALEDAPELVNESPYEKGWIVRIKLSDPGEINALMDAAGYEAFLNDGES; this is translated from the coding sequence ATGCAACTTCCCGATTCCTTCCGCTACTCCAAAGACCACGAATGGGTCAGCGACCAGGGCGATGGCACCGTGCTGGTGGGCATTACCCACTATGCGCAGGATGCGCTGGGCGACATCGTTTTTGTGGAGCTCCCCGAAGTCGGCGCAGAACTCAGTGCGGAAGATGACTTCGGCGTCGTTGAGAGCGTCAAGACCGTCTCGGATGTCTACGCACCCGTCTCGGGTGAGGTCGTCGCCATCAACGATGCGCTCGAAGACGCGCCCGAGTTGGTCAACGAGAGCCCGTACGAGAAGGGCTGGATTGTGCGAATCAAGCTCAGCGATCCTGGCGAGATCAACGCCCTGATGGATGCCGCAGGCTATGAAGCCTTTCTTAACGATGGCGAGTCCTGA
- the gcvPA gene encoding aminomethyl-transferring glycine dehydrogenase subunit GcvPA, with translation MRYIPHTEDDIARMLEAIGVESIDALFERIPQELRERARELSLPAPMSEIALNQHLGALASRNQTSDPSTISLLGAGCYDHVVPQAINQLLLRAEFLTSYTPYQPEISQGTTKTIFEFQSMVSEVLDMPIANASMYDGAHATAEAALMAQRISRREHVFVARNVHPEYREVIETYLRYQDGVYHEFDVDPTTGRIDLDDLKARVEDPRRVACVIFQTPNFLGVLEDPRELVAWAQEHKILTVAAFNEPHAFALAKPPGSHGVDICAGEGMGLGVGLSYGGPALGIFAAREKHLRAMPGRLAGQTVDSLGREGYVLTLSTREQHIRRARATSNICTNQGLMALAAAIYLSLMGREGFKELASLNMSRARHALRAFEERGVGRRVYSGSFFNEFVIELPTSAREVIDACLDQGIAPGLDLGSVRPEWSHHMLVACTEMTTAESLDRALDAVEAAL, from the coding sequence ATGCGCTACATTCCGCACACCGAAGATGATATCGCCCGGATGCTTGAGGCCATCGGCGTCGAGAGCATCGACGCGCTCTTTGAGCGCATTCCGCAGGAGCTGCGCGAGCGGGCACGCGAGCTGAGTTTGCCGGCGCCGATGAGCGAGATCGCTCTGAACCAGCACCTGGGCGCGCTGGCTTCTCGCAATCAGACCTCCGATCCCTCGACGATCTCGTTGTTGGGAGCGGGGTGTTACGATCACGTGGTGCCTCAGGCGATCAATCAGCTTCTGCTTCGTGCGGAGTTTTTGACCTCATATACGCCCTATCAACCCGAGATCAGCCAGGGCACCACCAAGACGATCTTCGAGTTCCAGTCGATGGTCTCGGAGGTGCTCGACATGCCCATCGCTAATGCCTCCATGTACGACGGGGCGCATGCTACGGCCGAAGCCGCGCTGATGGCTCAGCGGATCAGCCGCCGCGAGCACGTCTTCGTGGCCCGCAATGTTCACCCGGAGTACCGAGAGGTCATCGAGACCTATTTGCGCTACCAGGACGGCGTCTACCACGAGTTTGATGTGGACCCGACGACCGGGCGCATCGACCTCGACGACCTTAAGGCGCGGGTCGAAGATCCGCGGCGAGTGGCGTGTGTGATCTTCCAGACCCCGAACTTCCTCGGTGTGTTGGAAGACCCGCGCGAGCTCGTGGCCTGGGCCCAGGAGCACAAAATCCTGACGGTGGCGGCCTTCAATGAGCCGCACGCCTTTGCGCTGGCCAAACCTCCGGGAAGCCACGGCGTCGACATCTGTGCCGGCGAAGGCATGGGGCTGGGTGTGGGCTTGAGTTACGGCGGCCCCGCACTGGGCATCTTCGCCGCCCGCGAGAAGCATCTTCGCGCGATGCCCGGTCGGCTCGCCGGCCAGACGGTCGACTCGCTCGGCCGAGAGGGCTATGTGCTCACGCTCTCGACCCGCGAGCAGCATATCCGTCGCGCGCGCGCGACCAGCAACATCTGCACAAACCAGGGGCTGATGGCGCTCGCTGCGGCGATCTACCTGAGCCTGATGGGGCGCGAGGGCTTTAAAGAGCTGGCGAGCCTGAATATGTCGCGCGCGCGCCATGCGCTGCGCGCCTTTGAAGAGCGCGGTGTGGGGCGCCGCGTCTATTCGGGAAGCTTCTTCAATGAGTTTGTCATCGAGCTTCCCACCTCGGCGCGCGAGGTGATCGACGCCTGCCTCGATCAGGGCATCGCGCCGGGGCTCGACCTGGGCAGTGTACGCCCGGAATGGAGTCACCACATGCTGGTGGCCTGCACCGAGATGACGACCGCGGAGTCGCTGGATCGCGCCCTGGATGCGGTGGAAGCGGCGCTCTGA
- a CDS encoding glucose-6-phosphate isomerase gives MYSYDDAGLFDVEAGLSPDFDAQWSDRCQDAIASLRRRISEGELGFATLPERDPLDLITWAEGRRAEGWTDQIVIGIGGSSLGTRAVLEAMGPAWQAAMRTHFAENLDPVTLHAILRQVNLQTTLLVVVTKSGSTIETMSQLWILYDALVEAVGQAQADRQVIAITDPERGSLRSLATERGWETFDVPPNVGGRFSVLSPVSLVPLALAGYDIDGLLSGARRCLDGSDASWMQLARIAAQHVALGDQGYGQLVMMAYADRLNALVDWFRQLWAESLGKARDRNGARVHTGITPIKAIGAIDQHSQVQLYMEGPNDKQIIFVETRSHSTDLTIPASPSLPEALSHLQGRSLAEILHAEALGTRAALARAGRPTACWSLESTGAASVGGFLMAWMFITALAGELLDIDAFDQPGVELGKKIAHGLLGHPEHGALAGDVAPVTFDGTPESWAAGR, from the coding sequence ATGTACAGCTACGACGATGCGGGCCTGTTTGACGTTGAGGCAGGTCTCTCTCCGGACTTTGATGCCCAGTGGTCGGATCGCTGCCAGGACGCGATCGCCAGCCTTCGACGTCGTATTAGCGAGGGTGAGCTTGGCTTTGCGACGCTTCCCGAGCGCGACCCGCTCGATCTGATCACGTGGGCCGAGGGGCGGCGCGCGGAGGGGTGGACCGATCAGATCGTGATTGGCATCGGCGGCTCCAGCCTGGGCACGCGTGCGGTGCTGGAAGCGATGGGGCCGGCCTGGCAGGCGGCCATGCGTACGCATTTTGCCGAAAACCTCGACCCGGTCACGCTGCATGCGATCCTCCGACAGGTGAACCTGCAGACGACGCTCCTCGTGGTCGTCACCAAGAGCGGCTCGACCATTGAGACGATGAGTCAGCTGTGGATCCTCTACGACGCGCTTGTCGAAGCGGTCGGGCAGGCTCAGGCCGACCGGCAGGTCATCGCCATCACCGATCCTGAGAGGGGCTCGCTTCGTTCGCTGGCCACGGAGCGGGGCTGGGAGACGTTCGATGTGCCGCCCAACGTCGGGGGGCGCTTCAGTGTGCTCAGCCCGGTCTCGCTGGTCCCGCTGGCGCTCGCGGGCTACGACATCGACGGCCTGCTCAGCGGAGCGCGCCGTTGTCTCGATGGCAGTGATGCGTCGTGGATGCAGCTGGCACGTATCGCGGCGCAGCATGTCGCGCTGGGCGATCAGGGCTACGGGCAGCTGGTCATGATGGCTTACGCCGACAGACTCAACGCGCTGGTGGACTGGTTTCGTCAGCTCTGGGCGGAGAGTCTCGGAAAGGCGCGCGATCGCAACGGGGCGCGGGTGCACACGGGCATTACCCCCATCAAAGCCATCGGCGCGATCGATCAGCACAGCCAGGTGCAACTCTACATGGAGGGGCCCAACGATAAGCAGATTATCTTCGTGGAGACCCGCTCCCACAGCACCGATCTGACCATCCCGGCATCGCCTTCGCTTCCGGAGGCGTTGAGCCATCTTCAAGGGCGCAGCCTCGCGGAGATCCTTCATGCGGAGGCGCTGGGTACCCGGGCAGCGCTCGCCAGGGCGGGGCGCCCCACGGCCTGCTGGAGTCTCGAATCGACCGGTGCGGCCAGCGTGGGGGGCTTCCTTATGGCCTGGATGTTCATTACCGCGCTGGCCGGCGAGCTGCTGGACATTGACGCCTTTGATCAGCCCGGGGTTGAGCTCGGCAAGAAGATCGCGCACGGGCTGCTGGGACATCCGGAGCACGGGGCGTTGGCCGGAGACGTGGCGCCAGTCACGTTCGACGGCACCCCCGAGTCGTGGGCGGCAGGGCGCTGA